One genomic segment of Hymenobacter psoromatis includes these proteins:
- a CDS encoding cupin domain-containing protein: MPPIPPATHYRWDDMPKDELSDTIARRLITGDQMMLAHVYLKKGAIVPKHSHHNEQITYILEGALRFHLGDDGGQEVIVRAGEVLTIPSWLPHTAEALEDTLDVDVFSPPRQDWLDGSDSYLRQK, translated from the coding sequence ATGCCCCCGATTCCGCCCGCTACCCATTACCGTTGGGACGACATGCCCAAGGATGAGTTGTCCGACACCATCGCGCGCCGCCTCATCACCGGCGACCAGATGATGCTGGCCCACGTGTACCTCAAGAAGGGTGCCATTGTGCCCAAGCACTCGCATCATAACGAGCAGATTACCTACATCTTGGAAGGCGCGCTACGCTTTCATCTGGGCGACGATGGTGGCCAGGAGGTCATCGTGCGCGCCGGCGAGGTGCTGACCATCCCATCCTGGCTGCCCCACACCGCCGAGGCCCTGGAAGATACCCTCGACGTAGACGTGTTTAGCCCGCCCCGCCAGGATTGGCTCGACGGCAGCGACAGCTACCTACGGCAGAAGTGA
- a CDS encoding pentapeptide repeat-containing protein — translation MKPHRKPTALRKPTNFPVENVLTGLNAPRLLALGTDLEQLHFVGCELSEANLAGLRFEDCLFERCNLTTARLGGAALQNVAFADCKLLGVAFGACQDMLFGVHFDHCQLRYASFGGKKLAGTRFAYCSLAETDFTNADLSGAAFMDCDLTGTIFHDTRLVGTNFTTATGFSLDPEANDLTGARFALAGLPGLLDKYGLVVE, via the coding sequence ATGAAGCCCCATCGCAAGCCTACTGCCCTGCGCAAGCCCACCAACTTTCCGGTCGAAAACGTACTCACTGGCCTCAACGCGCCCCGCCTGCTGGCGCTGGGCACTGACCTGGAGCAGCTCCACTTCGTAGGCTGCGAGCTGAGCGAAGCCAACCTGGCCGGCCTGCGCTTCGAAGACTGCCTCTTTGAGCGTTGCAACCTGACCACGGCCCGGCTCGGCGGGGCGGCCCTGCAAAACGTAGCTTTTGCCGATTGCAAGCTGCTGGGCGTGGCTTTTGGGGCGTGCCAAGATATGCTGTTTGGGGTGCATTTCGACCATTGCCAGCTGCGCTACGCCTCGTTTGGTGGGAAGAAGCTAGCGGGCACGCGCTTCGCGTACTGTTCATTGGCCGAAACCGACTTCACCAACGCCGACCTCAGCGGGGCCGCGTTTATGGACTGCGACCTCACGGGCACCATTTTCCACGATACCCGGCTGGTGGGCACCAACTTTACCACCGCCACCGGCTTCAGCCTCGACCCCGAAGCCAACGACCTGACCGGCGCGCGCTTCGCGCTGGCCGGCCTGCCGGGTTTGCTCGACAAGTACGGGCTGGTAGTGGAGTAG
- a CDS encoding STAS/SEC14 domain-containing protein: MPTATRTIYFKNSAGCVWEEPEHYLRLDYCAGPRQEGEFKALLTHARQAMQRHGWSRLLINQQQMKAFTPTEESWMINEWLPQAVRENGYRHGAVVVAHDVFARLAMTGLVLTSRQLGHTYRNFENEAEAADWLARVG, translated from the coding sequence ATGCCTACCGCTACCCGCACTATTTACTTCAAAAACAGCGCTGGCTGCGTTTGGGAGGAGCCCGAACACTACCTGCGCCTCGACTACTGCGCTGGTCCGCGCCAGGAGGGCGAGTTTAAGGCCCTGCTCACCCACGCCCGGCAGGCCATGCAGCGCCACGGCTGGAGCCGGCTGCTTATCAATCAGCAGCAGATGAAGGCTTTCACGCCGACCGAGGAAAGCTGGATGATAAACGAGTGGCTGCCCCAGGCCGTGCGCGAAAACGGCTACCGCCACGGGGCCGTGGTAGTAGCGCACGACGTATTCGCCCGCCTCGCCATGACGGGCCTCGTCCTGACCAGCCGCCAGTTGGGCCACACGTACCGCAATTTTGAAAATGAAGCCGAAGCCGCCGACTGGCTGGCGAGGGTAGGCTAA